The genomic stretch GAAGCGCAAGGTAAACTCTCATATCCCTCTTTAGGACGAAGCAAAATCTGTCTACTTGGGAAGTTTCCACCACCAGGCTTGTTATGGGAAGCTCCTGCTGGTGTTTGTTCTAAAGCATCAACAGTGCCCAGTCTCTAATTCTGCACCAACTCCCTCTTCCTAGATGTAGACACATCAACACACACTGGTGCATCATGGCTATGGAGACTCACCGCTCGCCCCCTTCCCCAAAAGAAAGGATGCTCTAATTCTACCATCAtcctctccatccctccatcctctgCGGTGCTTTCAGAGGGCCGTCACAGGGAAGGGTGGGATTCAGGGCCTGAAGAGTTCTGCTGTCGAAAGCTTACCTCAAAAGTAAGGAGAGGCACGACGATGGTCATCCAGCTCAGTGCCATTGTTATGTGTGTCCTTCGCTGTTCTGCAATCACATCCATGGAACGCAGGAACAGGACAGACCACACGATGTAATAGAGGACCACCAGGCACAGAAAGGACATGAGAATCCACAGAGGGACACACACGAcctgaaggaaggagagaaagaagtcGGTAGGGTCTGTGCCCAGCACCTGAAGGCGGGCCTAGCCATGCCCCTGGCGGACGGCCGCAGTTAGGACGGCCCAGCTCGGCGGCACTGAGGACGGCCTGGGGCCGCCGCCGCTCCGGGCCACGCTCCGCCACGGGCCGCGCTCGGGCTGGAGGGCCCGGCAGCTGCCCGTCTAAGACAGGACGTCACGCGGCCCGCACCTGGCTCTGCCCCGAGGGAAACAGGGCGGCCTGCGCCCCGCTGCCCACTTGCGCCACCTTACCCtgacagcccccccacccccggttcaCGGCTGTTTGCCGGCCCGGCCTGATGCTGCCCTCCGCTCATGCGCGTGGGACGCCGAGAAGGCTCTGCCGCCCGGTCCCTGCCACCTCGCCCAGGTGGCTTCCACGCCTGCGGCTGCCGCACCACAGCTTGCTTCACCCCCACACGAGCGCACAGGAGCCCCCGGGCCTCCCCAGGTTCCCCTGtgtgctcttcctccctcctgcacTGGCCCTTGGATCCGTCTGGCATCCCTCTGTCTCGCTATCAAACAGTAAATTGACTGTTTTCCCTTGGTGGACAGGTCTGTGACTtttcacacacacatgtgcagagCTGTGTATCCCCAGGCAGGACACAGGACAGCTGCTTCACCCCACGGGACTCCCTCGTGCGGTCCTTCACGGTGTCataccctcaccccacccccaacgcCTGGCATCCACTGACCCATTCCCTCTCGCTACGCTTCGGTTGTTTCAAGAGCATCCCACGGCACCGCTGTCTGCGGCTGCCTTCTTCCCTCAAGCCAGAGTCgtgagccccccccccacccccgcttgctGCGGGTGACGACAggctgtttctttttattgccaagtggCGTTCCAGAGGGTGGATGCGCCACTGCCCGTGCGTCCAGCACCCGTGGAAGGAAACTGTGGTGCTTTCCCGCATTTGGCTGTCCCGAATAAAGCTGCTACCAACACTCAGGCACGGGTTTTTGTCCAGCCCTACAGCGCCATTCCTCTAGGGGACATACCCCGGATTGGCCCTGCTAAATGGTATGTCAACTCCGTGTTTAACTTGCCATGAAACAGCCCAACTGTTTGTCAGAGCGCCTCTACAACTCGGCATCCCCACCAGCGATGTGCAAGTGTCCccgtccctccccaccctcccctgcgcTCCAGTTCGTGTTTTAGCTCTGCCTTCTGATGAGTGTATCCTGGGACCTCATCCTGACCTTGATTTGCCCTTCCCTACTGGGTAATGATGTCCTGTCCTTGTGTATTTGCCATATGTATATCCTCTTTGTGAACTGTCTTTTCAAGTCTTCTgtcaattttaaaattaggttgttttttgagttttgaaaGTTAAGATGTTTTGGATCCAAGTCCTCATTTGGACACATGTTTTGcgaatattttcttttactctgtggcctgtcttttcattcatttcatttcagttctGAGCTGCTCTTATGGACCTTGTTGTTAGTTGTTAGTGCCACTTATAGGGACTCCTGATCTAACCCCAGGttcccaaagattttctcctatgctttCTTCAGATAGTTCTTcggttttccattttgtttttagaacTATGACTTGAGTTGGTGTGTGATTTTTAATCCTCTCAAGTAGCCTGGAGTTTCTGATGGTAGGTTTTGCTGTACAATCTATGGAGGGTCTCTTCCCAGGGCCCTTCCTCATTTAGCAGCGCTCACTTAgccaccctcccccgcccccgccgggaTCATAGTGATCATAGCAGCTTCCCTCGGTCTCTCCTGATCACTGTGAGAAGCATGCCATCAGACTGTTCCATCTGCTGACTGGGGCTGGAAAAACCTCTCCGCTCACCtacaaaaaacatttataattcatcttttttttttctgattgcacCTTATACTAAAATGTTGGTCTTACTTAGATTTCTTTCCTCTATATCACAACAGAAAATCCTGAACCCAATTACCTTTCTCCAGATATACCACCCTAAAGATGGAGGACAGGTACCCGAACATTTTGTATTATGACTGTTTTATCAAAGACTTTGGGCAGAGATGATGAGTTCTGCCTTTATTCATTATGGAGGTGACTATGttccctcattttcttccctgtcaccaaatgaatattttctctttttgctatacttggtactttttttttttttaaggtaaaccATGTTCATAACAGAAAATGTCTTATGTGCAAAAGGACACATCAAGCAGCAGTGGGAGTGGGGACCCAAAACCCCAGCACGACCTCACCTCCCAGAGGCCACGTGCCTCCTCTCTGTCGGTTCTCACCTGCCTTCTAGGCATTCATAGCAGGAAGTCCAAGTCCTACTGGCTTATCTGTAGCTTGCTatgaatatataatgacatgtgtaCGTACCCATATCCACCCCCGTTCCCACCCCCTTCTATCCATCTACACAATTTCAACCAAACACCCAGGAACTGAAGCCACAGGTTCTGAGCAGGAGTGTCCAGTGGCACAACTTTTTTGAAAAGCAAGTCGGGGGTGCAGCCTGTCTTCCAAAATCTCAAGTTCCCACCCTCTGGCCCAGTAATACTGTCTCTGGAGTCCTtcctaagaaaataatgaaaagaatcaGGGGAAGATTTTTAGGCACAAAAATATATGTTACATCATGATTTATAATCACACTGGTATCAACTTCAATATTCGGAAGGGGATGTTTGGTAAATGCATTTGAAGAATATTGCAtcaattaaactttaaaaattatgtttataaacaCCTTTTATTGCCAGGGGAAAATGCTCATGATGCGTTAGGATGAGAGCACAGCGCACAAAACCGTGTGCGCCGCACAGGCTCAGCTGCCTTCACGAAGCGGTAATATCCGGCACAGGAAACCCGGGACACTGGCCATGCTCTCTCCCAGTGGGTTACGGGTCATTATCATTCGATTACCTAAGCTGTCTGTCTTTTCCAAGTTTTCTACAAGGAAcacaaattacttttataattaaaaaaagaaaagtttatttaaggatttaaaaagttacatacaaGCCAGGGCCAGTGGATGATCTTGTCCAGTCTTAAGGCAATGAATATAAACTGCAGGATGTTGACAGAACACAGTATTTCTaactaaaaatgaagagaagaatcAGTTAAGCAAAGTAAAAGTTGTATTGAATACTGCAATTATTTGGTtaacaaactaaaaggcaatgcAAATTATAATACGGGAAAAGTTTGATGAAGTTATACTGGGACCTCCTGATTTTCTGCACCGGGGAGCGAAGCAACGCGGCGACAGCAAGAAACCTGCCCGCCGGTCTCCTGCCTCGGCCCCTCTGCTTAGCGGCTGCCTGCCCTTTATGCTCTACCAAACAATAGCCTTGTTTCCGGGCTCGCTGGGTAGAGGCAATCCGTGGCAGACAGCACAAGCGTCCTTCCTGCCCCTACCCGTAACATACCTGCACTTCTTTCTTGTACCCAGGACTcagctccccaccccttcctttcTGGCTCCTTGAGGACCTTGTCACATCAAGACATCAATTACGGATTCTTTATTGCATCGTTAACCTCTCCTGTTCCACTGATCCCTCCCAGAAGCACAGACACAAGTTCAACTCATTCCCATTAAACACAAAAGAGCCCCAAGACCAAatgagcccctccctccctggagccAGCATCCGCTCCCAGGCCTAGCACTTTGTTACCATCCAGCTCAGTGAGACAGCGTGAACGCTCCAGCCCGTGGCCTCCCCATTCCGAGCTCCCAGCACTGCGATCCGGCCTCCAGCCCCGACCACTGGCAACTGCTCCGTCAAGGTCGTCAGTAACCTCTACGACATCAGACCACCTGTGTCAGATCATCCTACAGGGCATCTGTGTGGCATCTCTTTCCAGGAGCCCGGCACAGTCTCGCCCTCCTCCTGGTGCTCTTGCAGCTCCTTTTCAGTCTCCTCCTCTCCTTGAACCCTGATGCCCCCCAGAGCCTTCAACTTGGTCTTCTGTCCGCACTGGAAAGACACGGACACGAACACACAGGCTTCCCCTCGCTCGCCCTGCTGTCTACCCAGCCCCAGCTTGGGTGGCCTCCTGCTGGCTGTTCCACCCGGCTCTGTCTCTGACTCAGCCTTCCTGCTGTGGCCCAGACCCAGCTCTCCCAGAGGTGCCTCAGCCAGAGCCAGTCCCAGACTGAGTCCATTAGCCCCTCACACCTTCACCCCGTCCCCCCTCCCTTGCTGTAAGGCACCGCGGCAGCCCAGTGACCCAAGGACCCAAGCCACACCACCAGCAAGCACCATCTCCTCCTTTCCCACTCCTGCATGCTCCGTCACCACGCCCTGTCCTCTCCACCAGCCCGACGACCACTGCCTCATCAGGCCTTTCTCTTTTCACCAGCCACCACCCCCAATGCCTCCAACAGTCCCCTGACTAGCCTCCCAGCCTCTAGTCTGGAAGGCTCTCTGCTCCCAAATACCCGCCAGGCCGTCTTCCTTCTGGCGGCAGCACTCGCTACTCTTCCGTGGCTTGCCACTGCctacaaaatgaaaatcacaggAAGCCGTCTGATCTGGCCCAGAGCTTCCCCAGAGTTCTTGTTCACAGGGCATTTTGTGAGGGAGCAATTCTTTCCGAGGCCTCTGGGCTGAAAGAAATCCTTAACAGTTCCACTGGGTTAAGTAATTAGATCTAAACTTAGTATTTCTGTCCTAAGTagccatctaaaaaaaaataataactcccataaatcaaaagaaaaatatgatttttacttCACTCCTAAATAACCACGACTAATTCCCATGAGGTCGTGCGTGCCTGTTGGGCGCCGCACCCGCCATCCTCATTAGCTGTTCTCCACACAGAGTTTTGCACAGCACGACCTTCTCCTCGCGGCAACTGCCAACAACCCAGCTTCTTCTCCAATATCATCAAAACTAATGTAGGGTGACctaataataaaactgtaaacTACTTGGAGGTATCCCCGCAGCTGGTGGGTATCATCGCTTTTCCCTCAAAAATGTCCACTATCCCATGGTGCCCTGGGAGTTCACTATGGCGGCCTGCAGCAGCTCAGCACATGCCTGAGGACTGAGGATCTGGCCCCTACGTGGCCCAGTTCCTCTCTACAGCCTTCCTTTCCCCCAACTCCCACCACTCTCTTTCCACTTCATGCtccaggcaatttttttttattgtggtaaaatacacacaacagAAAACTTCCCGTCTTAACCATCTTTAGCTGTATAGCTCAGCAGCGGCACTAAGTACATTCATACTGTTGTGCGACTGTCACCAACATCCATCTCTAGAAGTCTTTGCATCTTGCAAAACCGTGCTTCAGTCACATTGCAGTCACCAGAGTTCACTCAGCATGACAGATTTTCTCCTGCCTCTAcgcctttgtgtgtgtgagtccctctgcctggaaaataTCATCCCCTACCCCACCTGCACAGGGCGCCCTGGCAAACCCCACTCTTCCTTCATGTCTCTGTGCAAGCCTatccccaggcaccccctagcAAACGTAGTACTCTTCCTCCCGGGACACAAGCACCAAGAGGGAGCTCGACTCCGGACATGGTGCTTCTTCCCCTAGGTAGGAACACCCAGTGTGACTACATGAACGACTTAGTTTTTGTAATTCCACATTAGGAAAATATGGTTTCGTGCCCAATGTAATCCTGGCCCTTGTATATACTTTTACTTTCTAAGAAACAAAGTTCCAAATTTTTACATGTATCTTAAACTTCCTCCTTAGTCGCTATCCGGCTACATTTAGATGGCTCTCTCGGTGCTTTTTGACCTGGGCGCCACGGCCCCTGCCCTAGGAAGAGGCTGGGAGCGGTGCAGGGGCGCCCCTGGGTCTCTCACACACTTATGGGGAGAGCCCCTCCACCAGCATTTAGTGGGCGGAGGTCAGGCAGAGGCGTCCCGCAGTGCGTAAGACGGTCCTGCTCGACAAAGCATTTCCTATCCAGAAGGCCACCGGCCCATGTCCCTCCCCCACCGAGAAATGTTGAGCCAAACAGGGACTATCTGGAATGTGTGACTTCAGTGATTCTGGTTTATGTAAgcctttgcaaatttttttttttttaagattttatttatttatttgagagagagaatgagatagagcgagcatgagagggggagggtcagagggagaagcagactccctgccgagcagggagcccgatgcgggactcgatcccgggactccaggatcacgacctgagccgaaggcagtcgcttaaccaactgagccacccaggcgcccctgcaaatgGTTTCTGAAGCCTGGTTTGGCTCCGCCTGTGCAGGTAGTAGCGAAACCACGCAAAGCAGCGGGTGGAAATGGTGCCTTGACCAGCACAGAGACACGGAGTCAGGCGACGCTGGAAAAGGAGTCCGGAGCTGGCATCAAAACCTGAGTCCGACCACGTAAATTCAGGAGGCGACAGCATGGGAGTGGCAGTGGAGACAGGAAGGAAGCAAGATCATCCGCAGTGTGGCTCACAAGTACGCACAGTGAGGACAGAAAATGCCCAAGCCTAGAATCCTCAGCAGCAACAAAGGAGCCAAAGCAGAGGGGGCCAGTCTAGCCAAAGGCCCAGGAGTGTCAGGAGCCACAGCGGGCCTGGTGGTCAGAAAAAAAGGACTGGAAGGGCCCACTGGATCTGGCCAGTGTCCTGGGAGTGGGggagctgagcggggagccagaggTCAGAAGGGCTCTGCTGGAGGGAGCCTTTCTGTGAACGAAGAGAAAGGCACAAGAGCCAGACAGAGGACTGAGAAGCTTTTGCTGCTGTcgttttgctttctctttcagatGCGAGAGCCCAGTGTTACCAGACAGAGCATGGATGGACATAGGAGCAAATGCCCGGAGGAACCGGAAGGGGTGAGGGTCTGCCTGCAGCGGGGAGGAGCACCATGCAGAGGCCTGACAGGTACCAGGTTGCCCGGGGGTGAGGAGGGTCTCTGTGCTTCCCAACCTTGCTCTCAGGACTGTCACCCAAGGCATCTTTCAGACATCTTTTTCCGAATTGTGCTCCCTCAAGAAGTGTTCGTCCCCCTGGAAAGCAGCCAGAGGGGCCTTGCAGACAAGTGGCCGGGTTGAGGAAGGCGGGGGGGCAGTGGGCCCTCAGATGGCCCTCCCTCCATGGTCGCTGCTGCAGGACTGGCCACGCTCCCCTGTGCCCTTGCCCTCTCCCCGGTGGAGACTAAGCGTCCTGGTGCTCAGGGCTCAGGGTCCTGTTCCACTGGGTTCCCACGGAGCCTTGCTCCCTCACCAGCCCTCTCTACGGGAGCCTTCCAGCCCCACTGCCACTCTCCTTCCTGCGCTTGTTACTCACCCAGCTCAAAACCAAGCCTCCCTAGCATCCAGTTCTCCCCTCGCCCCGTCCGTGTAGGGCTTTGGGCCCTCAGCTTCCGTGCGGTTCGGTGTGCAGGCTCTGGGGTCGGGCTGACTGACATGTGATCCTGGCCCCGGCCCTGCCCCTTAACGAATGGCCAGGAACAAAGCCCTTCCCCTGTCGTAAAACAGGGGTGGCCACTGCATCTACCTCACCAGGACACTACCGCCCAGGAAGAAACCAGCCCGGGGCCCGGCGCAcggtaagtgctcaagaaatgtgaCCTGCCGTCACCTTCCGTGCTGGTACTAAGACTGCTCACGCCGCTTTTTGATTCAGCTGCGTCTCCCCTATGTCGAGGCACAAAGGGCTCGAGGCGAACTGGGGAGCAGATGAAACGCTAGATCACGGGGTCTGCGGTGGCGTGGCGCTCGCTCTGAGGTGTCCACGTGCCCGGGCTACACAGGACCGCTTACCGAAGCGAGCGCGAGTCTAGGTATTGCTGTGAAAGGACTGCCTTTCAGTAAAGACCATCCTTGAGACTGTGGGTGGTTGCATCGAATGAGTTAGAAGGCCTGAGGTTTCCTGGAGAGGACGAAATTCTGTTTCAAGACGCCAGCATCGACTCGGGCTGCATCTTCAGCCTACCGGTTCGCCCTATGAATTTCAGACTTGTCAGCCCCACCAGTCCATGAGCCAGATCCTTAAAATTAGTCAgttgcactctctctccccctccctcccttccttcctccctcccccctttccccacctctcctattggctctgtttctcacGAGAAGCCTGACCAACACTGGGGACTAGGGAAAGCCATGGAGCTGGACGGAGCCTGCGTTCTAAGTCAAGAAAGAGAACCATGATTATTTCCATCAGCTTTTGTTTCCTTACATACCATAATCTAGAGTTACAGACTAATCTCTTCCTAACAAAGGGCAAGAAATGTACATTACCATAAGAGAccaaaacattttactttttaaaacattcttgaaTATATGAAATCTCACCTCTAGTGACCTGTCATGTCGAAAGCCCCAAACACAAGCTGCAACGGACACCGGGGAGACAAAGAACAGCGGCATGAAGACCAGAAGCCAGAAATGGCTTCCTCTTTCAATCCTGTCACAGACCAGAACTTCAAACATCAACAGGAGCAAGTGGATGCCCACTGCAATTAACATGGCTTTAAACTCCACACACGTTTCTCCTTCTGCTCTAAAAAGAGAcatcagaagaagaagaagaaaaatactcaGTTCAGAATCTCCAAAACAGGCAGGCAGTCCAGGTCAAATACCAACTTATGTTGATACTATGAACGATATTTATAAATCTGACAAAAAGCAAAGGAAGTTAGGTAAAAAGCGAACTTACACTTAATCTTTAATGGGCAATCTTTCAAACGTCAAAGAACTACTACATGACAATAAATGAACATTACAATCAAACCAGACAAAGTTTTAACTGGATAACGACATTCTCAGAAGTGACAGCCAGAGTTATTACTCCCCTGACAGTAAACATAAATGCTTGTGTTCATAACTTTAAATTAAACTACTTCCAAGATTATTCAAGCTGATTGCTTCTACTACTAAAAACGGACAAATATCCCTTAAATTTCATGATCCTCAtctctcaacaaattaaaaaccatGTAAATCACATTTCATGcaatactataaaaataactaGCTTTATGAATAAGTGTGGGTTATAgttcaagaaaatataataactatTGTTAggtgctattttaaaaatgccGGTAAAATTATGAAcgtctttttattttcctttctattccaTGAGGATGAATTAACACCTGCagatgaaagagaaggaagagcagttaaaactgtttttaaacaaaatcaggTTACTTAGCTGTTTAAGTACCATGCAGGAACTCATCAGATTaacaactgaaaaataattagGCTGCTAAACAGGGCAATGCTTAAAAAATGCACTTGGAAGGCCCACAGTGTTTcattcaaaatacaaataaacatttatgatgTATCTTCTTGGTGATAAATACACCTGAGGTTAGGACACAGAGAACATGAAGCCAGTGGTCACCTGTATAGGACCCACCAACATTCCACCGGAGAATGTGAACACCGAATGACCATGCCTGCACACTCACTACAttcaaccacacacacacagttccttTTCTCGCtctaaaaatcttaaattaaaccAACCGGGCAAAGCTCAAATAGCTTCTCAATATCAATGAGTGGAACCTAACATGTttagttatttaacttttcattcTTTGAGTCATAAATATTAGATATCTGAAAATatctcataaaaaagaaaagatttgccAGCTGAACAggtaatcttaaaaaagaaaaaaggaagtctaAGGACTTGCAAACAGCTACACACAAACGTCCCCCATCTGCCAAGGCTCTCTGCAGGACTGCTCTAAGGTTCTCAGCTATGCCTGTAGCGATGTGTGTGACACGAGCTAATCAAGACCGAAACACCTGCCCTTCTCGCATGTGAGCAGCTGCCCACGTGGCACTCCTTCCCTCCCCGTCTTCCTGCTGAGGGTTGAGAATAGCCCCTCAAGtgtcccttttccctttctgaaGTGCCAGCCtctgagagggagaagagactctTTGGGCCCCAGCAGCACTAGGCTGCACACCGGAGCTGAGCCAACTCCAGGAACCTGAAAGAGCTGCGGCAGCCGAGAAGAAAGGCACAGAGGGGTTGAAGGTAAAGCTTACCCCTCTGCCTGGCCCCCAAAGGCTCTGCTCTCCTTCACAGCATCTGGGCCTCATCTTGCCCTGTCTCAGCGACACACTGTTTCCTGGCCAAGCTACCCTCCCAACACACATACTGCTAACAGTCTTAAAATCCCAGGACTAGGAGATTGGGACAAGAGGAACCCCAATTCCAGGACTGAACTGGAGACAGATATATCCCTGATGACCAAAGCCAGGCTTCTGTTTTATGGAACTGCTCCTGCAAACATGACAGTTTTATACTTCCTAGCCCAGCATGATACAACAGTTCGATATTTTGGATGCTTTTTCTATTACGTTGGCTTTTGTGGGAGGGCTAGGATCTCAAGCACCCCAAACGAcactgcttttatttaaaaatgcatatcaaaCCCCTAATTTTTAAACTACTTAGAAGAGAACTCAGTTTGCCTATATTACAGTTCTTATAAAACCCCAGATAGGCTGAAAAAAATAGTCCTTAgtcaaaagtgaaaaacaagatATTGCTCCCTCAGGGTAGAGACCAGTGGGTTTTATAAAGCAGTATTACCGATATTGGGGATTTCGTGCCCAGACTCCAGTTCCAACTGAGGCTCCAACAATAACCATCAACTTCCACAGCCATATTGGAGCAAAGACAGCCCAGTAACTCCACTGAATGATGCCATCCAGACGAA from Neomonachus schauinslandi chromosome X, ASM220157v2, whole genome shotgun sequence encodes the following:
- the TMEM185A gene encoding transmembrane protein 185A, which produces MSLFRAEGETCVEFKAMLIAVGIHLLLLMFEVLVCDRIERGSHFWLLVFMPLFFVSPVSVAACVWGFRHDRSLELEILCSVNILQFIFIALRLDKIIHWPWLVVCVPLWILMSFLCLVVLYYIVWSVLFLRSMDVIAEQRRTHITMALSWMTIVVPLLTFEILLVHKLDGHNAFSCIPIFVPLWLSLITLMATTFGQKGGNHWWFGIRKDFCQFLLEIFPFLREYGNISYDLHHEDNEETEETPVPEPPKIAPVFRKKTRVVITQSPGKYVLPPPKLNIEMPD